One segment of Burkholderia multivorans ATCC BAA-247 DNA contains the following:
- a CDS encoding type II secretion system F family protein, whose amino-acid sequence MYSAMLWVLAFAMLCVASGLMLWRYAETHRVRTDAKRFMDSRLEPGARAAAPAARPAASGPAGASGAPRGTPQPAGARGGPAPGTFWSHGYAVAVDYLTHLASRAGIADARGKALVALAALGALAAIAASRGGPLACLAALACGISVFGVWLASRIQRRRLKIVRQIPSFLDGIVRLVTLGNSVPAAFQAALLTTEEPLRGCLDHVSRMLRGGVEIDRAMLHIAKIYRTEEFELVGSVLRLSVKYGGRADVMLERMAVFMRDLEQAERELTAMSAETRLSAFVLVMLPIAIASFVIMTNPQYLHGMWNDPSGQMLLVIAFLLQLFGSIWLYRMARLR is encoded by the coding sequence ATGTATAGCGCGATGCTCTGGGTGCTCGCGTTCGCGATGCTGTGCGTCGCGTCCGGGCTGATGCTGTGGCGATATGCGGAAACGCATCGCGTGCGCACCGACGCGAAGCGCTTCATGGACAGCCGGCTCGAGCCGGGCGCACGCGCGGCGGCGCCGGCCGCGAGGCCTGCAGCGTCCGGCCCGGCAGGAGCATCCGGCGCGCCGCGCGGCACGCCGCAACCGGCCGGCGCACGCGGCGGTCCGGCGCCGGGCACGTTCTGGTCGCATGGATACGCGGTCGCGGTCGATTATCTGACCCATCTCGCGAGCCGCGCCGGCATCGCCGATGCGCGCGGCAAGGCGCTCGTCGCGCTGGCGGCGCTCGGCGCGCTGGCCGCCATCGCCGCCAGCCGTGGCGGTCCGCTCGCGTGTCTCGCCGCGCTCGCCTGCGGCATCTCGGTGTTCGGCGTGTGGCTCGCGTCGCGAATTCAGCGGCGCCGGCTGAAGATCGTCCGGCAGATTCCGTCGTTTCTCGACGGGATCGTGCGGCTCGTGACGCTCGGCAACAGCGTGCCGGCCGCATTCCAGGCCGCGTTGCTGACGACCGAGGAGCCGCTGCGCGGATGCCTCGACCACGTGTCGCGGATGTTGCGCGGCGGTGTCGAAATCGATCGCGCGATGCTGCATATCGCGAAGATCTACCGGACCGAGGAGTTCGAGCTCGTCGGTTCGGTGCTGCGGTTGTCCGTCAAATACGGCGGCCGCGCGGACGTGATGCTCGAACGCATGGCCGTGTTCATGCGCGATCTCGAACAGGCCGAGCGCGAACTGACCGCGATGTCGGCCGAGACACGGCTGTCGGCATTCGTGCTCGTGATGCTGCCGATCGCGATCGCGAGCTTCGTGATCATGACGAACCCGCAGTATCTGCACGGGATGTGGAACGACCCGAGCGGGCAAATGCTGCTCGTGATCGCGTTCCTGCTTCAATTGTTCGGCAGTATCTGGCTGTATCGAATGGCTCGACTGAGGTGA
- a CDS encoding type II secretion system F family protein: MTATQIGALALALGAFGLLLLGIAALRRASATSRAERALNDALDRRMAALEAARTRPAGEEDAAAKPDARRSQRVERLLERLSAAGMRWLDTGLGKHVVAEEDRRLLEQCGYVDARTRGLFLSARLAMGVGLPLLFAIVASGRVSGGYWMIGMCAAFGVGFMLPKLYIRRRAAARRQSVGNELPLLVDMLRLLQGVGLSLDQSLQVVTNDFRGMLPVLSSEVGIAQRQFAAGRTREQSLQRLSSGFDNEDLRAVVRLMIQVDKHGGAVQEPLKQFGDRLRETRRALLRERIGRLTVKMTGVMVLTLLPALLIVTAGPRMLAVMRALSPHH, encoded by the coding sequence ATGACGGCTACCCAGATCGGCGCGTTGGCGCTCGCACTCGGCGCATTCGGCCTATTGCTGCTCGGGATCGCTGCGTTGCGGCGCGCGAGCGCGACCTCGCGTGCGGAGCGCGCGCTGAACGATGCGCTCGACCGGCGGATGGCTGCGCTCGAAGCGGCGCGCACACGCCCCGCAGGCGAAGAGGATGCCGCTGCGAAACCCGATGCGCGTCGCAGTCAGCGTGTCGAACGCTTGCTCGAGCGGCTGTCGGCGGCCGGCATGCGCTGGCTCGACACAGGGCTCGGCAAGCACGTCGTCGCCGAAGAGGACCGCCGGCTCCTCGAGCAGTGCGGCTACGTCGATGCGCGCACGCGCGGCTTGTTTCTGAGCGCGCGGCTCGCGATGGGCGTCGGGCTGCCGCTGCTGTTCGCGATCGTGGCGAGCGGCCGTGTGAGCGGCGGCTACTGGATGATCGGCATGTGCGCGGCGTTCGGGGTCGGCTTCATGCTGCCGAAGCTTTACATCCGGCGTCGCGCGGCGGCGCGGCGACAAAGCGTCGGCAACGAATTGCCGTTGCTCGTCGACATGCTGCGTCTGCTGCAGGGCGTCGGGCTGTCGCTCGATCAAAGCCTGCAGGTCGTGACGAACGATTTTCGCGGAATGCTGCCCGTGCTGTCGTCGGAAGTCGGCATCGCGCAGCGGCAGTTCGCGGCGGGACGCACGCGCGAGCAGTCGTTGCAGCGGCTGTCGAGCGGCTTCGACAACGAGGATTTGCGTGCCGTCGTGCGCTTGATGATTCAGGTCGACAAGCATGGCGGCGCGGTGCAGGAGCCGCTGAAGCAATTCGGCGACCGGCTGCGCGAGACGCGCCGCGCGCTGCTGCGCGAGCGGATCGGTCGATTGACGGTGAAGATGACCGGCGTGATGGTGCTGACGCTGTTGCCCGCGCTGCTGATCGTGACGGCCGGGCCCAGGATGCTCGCGGTGATGCGCGCGCTGTCGCCGCACCATTGA
- a CDS encoding DUF3613 domain-containing protein, which translates to MNGNKRQRNGWAARIALAGAIAWTAAGAGVARAQATASDVGRSTTEWLSMQRDNRAAAPTQPLLGDVASLVYQRYLESFKHKIPESMGSTLSSSGMSSSLGAGAAQ; encoded by the coding sequence ATGAACGGCAACAAGCGGCAGCGGAACGGGTGGGCGGCGCGGATCGCGCTGGCGGGCGCGATCGCGTGGACGGCAGCGGGCGCGGGCGTCGCGCGTGCGCAGGCGACCGCTTCGGACGTCGGGCGCTCGACGACGGAATGGCTGTCGATGCAGCGCGACAACCGCGCGGCGGCGCCGACGCAGCCGTTGCTCGGCGACGTCGCGTCGCTGGTTTATCAGCGGTATCTGGAATCGTTCAAGCACAAGATTCCGGAGTCGATGGGTTCGACGTTGAGTTCAAGCGGCATGTCGTCGTCACTCGGCGCGGGCGCAGCTCAATAG
- a CDS encoding TadG family pilus assembly protein: protein MRSDPRRQDGFARSQRAGSRAQRGSVAVVAAIWIAVALIVLGSIDVGNLYFQRRDLQRVADMTALAAVQSVNDLCPQTDTTVTASGSNAVVTAAYRGAALNGFDAQASGNSMSIACGRWDVSDYGAAAGYFGTATNQLNAVRVVATKTVPLFFIGPPRTISAASTAKASNIDTFSIGTTLAMFGSNQDCAGNSVSADQRNTGLVNALLGALLNTSLSLNIGSYQALACTRVKVGDLVKAQVGAGTVDQLLATKLTLNQLVSVMATALKNTSVANLGIYSSASSAALDTLAHLTLPGGQIPIGDASNAPGLLSLGIANTQAAADASVSLLDLLFTAAEIANANAKSPAVNVNTGLNLLGLAQATLQVQVIRPPTIAIGEGGTDPSKPAGTWRTSAHTADVAVYLNIGVGTWDLLSLLGISAQVQLPVYLEVAPGTAVLTSTSCAATAADSRAYITATPGLLNACVGDAPLNKYGMMDVSGGYSCSKTATLVNVDVLGKLGIATLDATVPAISVPGVASTGGSLVFDGISGNSDDYQSTSSGVGHVLANALSGPVAALSSSAGLVVNATLLGIPIRVSTGLIGNLLALLTQSTLNPILGALDQLLVPLLQLLGVQVGVATVHNMSLACGVAQTVGN from the coding sequence ATGCGCTCGGATCCGCGGCGGCAAGACGGTTTTGCCCGGTCGCAACGCGCCGGCTCGAGAGCTCAGCGCGGCTCGGTGGCGGTCGTCGCGGCGATCTGGATTGCGGTCGCCCTCATCGTGCTGGGCTCGATCGATGTCGGAAATCTCTATTTTCAGCGGCGCGATTTGCAGCGCGTGGCGGACATGACCGCGCTCGCGGCCGTACAGAGCGTGAACGATTTGTGCCCGCAAACGGATACGACCGTGACCGCGTCGGGATCGAATGCCGTCGTGACGGCTGCATATCGGGGCGCCGCATTGAACGGATTCGATGCGCAGGCATCGGGCAATTCGATGAGCATTGCATGCGGCCGCTGGGACGTGAGCGACTACGGTGCGGCCGCCGGTTATTTCGGAACGGCGACGAACCAGTTGAATGCGGTCCGGGTAGTGGCCACGAAGACCGTGCCGCTTTTTTTCATCGGCCCGCCCCGCACGATCAGCGCCGCGTCGACGGCGAAGGCGAGCAATATCGACACGTTTTCGATCGGCACGACGCTTGCGATGTTCGGCAGCAATCAGGATTGCGCCGGCAATAGCGTTTCAGCCGATCAGCGCAACACAGGGCTCGTCAATGCATTGCTCGGTGCGCTGCTCAATACGTCGCTGTCGCTCAATATCGGTTCGTATCAGGCGCTCGCGTGCACACGGGTGAAAGTCGGCGATCTGGTGAAGGCGCAAGTCGGCGCAGGTACCGTCGATCAGTTGCTGGCGACGAAGCTCACGCTGAACCAACTGGTATCGGTGATGGCGACGGCGTTGAAGAACACGTCGGTGGCAAACCTCGGCATCTATTCGTCGGCGAGTTCTGCCGCGCTCGATACGCTGGCGCATCTGACGCTTCCCGGCGGCCAGATTCCGATCGGCGACGCGAGCAATGCGCCGGGGCTGTTGTCGCTCGGCATCGCGAATACGCAGGCGGCGGCCGACGCATCGGTCAGCTTGCTCGATCTGCTGTTCACAGCTGCGGAGATCGCCAACGCGAATGCGAAAAGCCCGGCCGTCAACGTCAATACGGGACTCAATTTGCTCGGCCTCGCCCAGGCGACGCTGCAAGTGCAGGTCATTCGTCCGCCGACGATCGCGATCGGCGAGGGCGGCACGGATCCGTCGAAACCGGCCGGCACCTGGCGTACATCCGCTCACACGGCCGACGTCGCGGTCTACCTGAATATCGGCGTCGGGACATGGGATCTACTGAGCCTCCTCGGTATTTCGGCGCAGGTCCAGTTGCCGGTCTACCTCGAGGTCGCGCCCGGGACCGCGGTGCTAACGTCCACGAGTTGCGCCGCGACCGCCGCGGACAGCCGCGCGTATATCACTGCCACCCCCGGACTGCTGAACGCTTGCGTCGGCGACGCGCCGCTCAACAAGTACGGCATGATGGACGTATCGGGCGGCTACTCGTGCAGCAAGACGGCGACGCTGGTGAACGTCGACGTGCTCGGCAAGCTCGGCATCGCGACGCTCGACGCGACCGTTCCGGCGATCTCGGTTCCCGGCGTGGCGTCCACGGGCGGATCGTTGGTTTTCGACGGGATCAGCGGTAATTCCGATGACTATCAGAGCACGAGCTCCGGAGTGGGCCACGTATTGGCGAACGCGTTGAGTGGCCCCGTCGCAGCACTTTCAAGTTCGGCGGGGCTCGTCGTCAACGCGACGCTGCTCGGGATCCCGATCCGTGTGAGCACCGGGTTGATCGGGAATCTGCTCGCACTGCTGACTCAATCGACGCTGAATCCGATACTTGGAGCACTGGATCAGCTGCT